The following proteins come from a genomic window of Lycium ferocissimum isolate CSIRO_LF1 chromosome 4, AGI_CSIRO_Lferr_CH_V1, whole genome shotgun sequence:
- the LOC132054313 gene encoding uncharacterized protein LOC132054313 gives MRSCKKQFADASGSVGVCALCLRERLFVFVAAEAQAQTHTYYKQFQAIEPERMPLDMVFSGEIEVKAKPHLSNVASFCKSRSRKLADFTRFNPNR, from the exons ATGAGGTCATGTAAGAAGCAGTTCGCCGACGCGAGTGGCAGCGTCGGCGTGTGTGCTTTGTGCCTTCGCGAACGATTATTTGTTTTCGTCGCCGCGGAGGCACAAGCACAAACTCACACTTATTACAAACAGTTTCAG GCAATTGAACCAGAAAGGATGCCTCTGGATATGGTGTTTTCCGGTGAGATAGAAGTTAAGGCGAAGCCTCACCTTTCAAATGTGGCGTCGTTCTGTAAGAGCAGGTCGAGGAAACTTGCTGATTTCACAAGGTTCAATCCAAACCGTTAA